In Lolium rigidum isolate FL_2022 chromosome 3, APGP_CSIRO_Lrig_0.1, whole genome shotgun sequence, the genomic window CATGGATAAACAGATCCCAATATGTTCTTTTGTCACTCGCCAAATAGGAGAGTGACGAGGCAATGAGTGTGGCTTGACATGACACATATTTAGGGGTAGGTAGTGGTGTGCCATCAGTGTCTTTTATAAGTACCATGCAATGTTTAACCGTGTCATGTGTTGCACGAACCTCTATATATGATTGAACAGCTAACGCAAGGGGGCATTTACCCCTATCAGTAAATTCACCCATTTTCAAATAATAATACTTGAGATCGAAAAAATATATTATTTGAAGTACTCCGAGTCACTATATGTTATTACTACCTCCTTCGTTTCTACCAAATAATATATTAATACTTGAGATCGAGAAATGACCAACTGCTTCCTATCGAATTTCCTTTCAATTGTACCGAGGAGTGCTCCTGAATGAGAGTACGCTAATTAAGAAAATGAAACTGCTCTTCTGTGTTAACCATCACTTCAACCCTTATTCACATTCACTTGTGCTGTCATCATGCTCCATGCCCTGAGTTGTGGCACCCTGACCGTGGTACTTCCATTGTTGAAGGCATACATGTGGACCCTGCCATCGACAAGTGCCACTGGATAAATCCTGGCTGTTATGCAGACCCTACCACCGCCGCCAAAGCTCTCCACCGCCGACCGGTCAATCTGCACGATAACACCGAGCCATCCATTTTCAGTTCGACATGAACTGCATTAAAAAAATTTATAACATGAGAAATGGCGAAACCTCCCAACCTACCAGAGTTCTGAGAGATATCTTCCTTTCCTTTTCAAGGTCAAATTCGAAGAAGCCTCCATAGGCTGGTGTGTACAGTCCTGATCTCAGAGAAGACCTGTGCAAAAACAATCTTTTTAGTTttcatacaaaaaatatatatggAGAAGACTAACAAAAATCAAAGCAAATACCGTAAGCACCAACCTTCTTAGATCAGAGCACATGAGGATCATGTGGCTTTTCTGCGATTTGTAAACTCTGAAGTGCACAGCAATGTGCTCCTCCATGTTGTCAGAGGCCAGGACAACAAGTCCAAATGGCCCTATGCCACCTTTAGCCGATGCACCTGCTTCCCGGCAATGCCTCTCGACATCAAAAAGCCAGGAAGGATCAAAAGGATCGGCGCTGTCGATGGACGCCAACTCAAAATCTACTTCAACATCAGCCTGTTCCAAGAAAATGATGAGCCGGATTAGCTATAGTTGCTCTCAGAAGTATACAGAAGTACATAACACCTAAGATGAGGAATATATcctctcaaaaaaaaattctgaggTATATATGCCAATCTTTATGTTGACAAAATATGCAGACTTTACATATTTAATAGTTACCGGAAGGCTGCAGCTTTTACTTGCATGACGCTTTTTGAAGTAAATTTTTTATTTGGATGTTGGTGTAAAGGGAACTACGTACCTGCAAAGTGTCAATTCCCTTAATCTCAAATAGGTCTCCGTTCTTCAGCTCTAGTCCTTGATGGTTGATTTCATCTTTTCGAAGGGACTCAATCTCATCAATCGGCCATTGCAGCAACTGTTTGCCATCGTTGTCTAACCAAATTGTCCTGGGGATTGCCTAACATATGTAATAAAACTGGAGGTTAAAGACTGATTTGCTAAACCAGTTAAATCATAATTTCAATATATGAAGCACAGCCAATAAGGTCAGATTTTATTACATGGATGCCTGCCCAACCTTTCACGCTGTCATCTGAAACACTATCTGTCTCGTTAGACCAACCCCATATGATCCTCCTGCCCTTTTTCGAGTCGAAGAAGGATTTTGAAGCATAGAAAGTGCCGTAATCCATCCTCAACCACAGCCGACGGTCATCTAGGACAACATCCGGAACAAACGCATCACGTTTGAGATCATAAACCCCTATCATGTACTTGTCAGAGTAATCCACACTCATTTTCAGGACATGTTTGGCGCCTTTTGGGATCGCTGCAGACAGGTCCAGTCCACCGTTATTGCCTGGCAATACCGCGAAGAAATCTGGGCACTCCCACATTGATGGAGCATTGTCTGAATACAGTGGGTGATCAACACTAGTCCAATTCAGAAAGTCTTCACTCTTGTACAATAGTGCGGCACCGTAACCATTCAGCTCAGCACCAATTGCTATTCTCCATAGCCCATCCGGTCCGATCCAACCAGTTGTCGGATCCCTGAACTCAGTCGAGTTCAAGCCTGGTCCGACCGGTATGATCCTGGGGTTATTGTCTGCTTTGGTCCATTCCCTCAGGTATGGGTCAGATCGGTTTTTGGGAAGCACAATGTTTTGGCTCTGATGATCCTTCGAGTCACGACCGGTGTATATGATGACAGGCTGATCACCAGGTAGAATTGTGATTGAGCCGGTCCAGCAACCATTTATGTCATATGGGGTATCCCGTACTATTGCGGGTTCAAGCTGGATCCAGTTGACGAGGTCGGTTGAAACTGAATGGCCCCAAACTATGTTATCCGCGATGGTACCACCGGGGTTATACTGGTAGAATTCATGGTAGATGCCATTGTAGTACATGGGTCCTGAataaaaacatttttttataAAGTCAGTATAAGTTGTAGAATGAGgcacttccccccccccccccttattTAAAAGTATTTGTGCCTGAGATATTCATACCACATGGATCTTTTGTGTTGTCGTATATTTCCAAGGATCGGCAATCCATCACATATTTGAAAAAAAGTGAGCGAAGGTCAATGACTTGCAACAGATGTACAGTTAATAGTATAGGATAACTGATAAAGCAGGACCAAAGATATATTCTGGATTTCAAAACAGGTCAGTACTTCATTACTTTTGTCTAGGTATAAGAGATTTGTTTAGTTTCAGACAGGTGTTGTCATTAGATCTGTTATGGAAAAAAATAAACATCACACTTTCCTTAACTGAATGCTTTCTGACCAAAAGTAACACTAACAGGGGAGCAAATAGTAAGCATCACATTCTGAGAGAAACTCTTACTCTGAAATTGATTTACCATTTCTGCAACTGAATACATCTGCTTTGTGCAATCATCTAAAAGAATATGACTATCATGATATTATGGTAGTATTCCTCAAAATCTAACTGCAGCACCTTATGCTGATCATCTATTGCGTACAGCATTCAGCAACATACTTGCAAAAGCAACGAGTTGGCCACCAACCTTTTTCGCCTATAGTTATTTTTGACACGCAAGCAGTTTGTAATGATACCACAAACTATACCTAAGAATGTCCACAGACAACAAAAAATATTCTACTGCAAAAATTTATGCACATTTTAACAAGTATATGTTATAGAATATTTGCACACAAAAGTAAGATAGGCTACTAAAGTTCAACCTCTCTACTCCAGTTGGGCAAAACAATAACCAAATCAGAGAAGGAAGCACGCCAAATCAGAGAGGAAACCAGAGGAATACATACCATTGATCCAGTTCTTGGGAGACTGGAAGTGGTAGGCAGTCCTGTACCTCTTGCTGGCAATGGAGGGGACCTCCTGAGACCGTGTACAGAGGAAGGATCCCTCGCCATTCCTGCTGCAGATGAAGAGCTTGGACACAcaggaggagaaggaaaagagggcaaggaggaagaaggccCAAGCATGGGCCATGGAGGGCAGGAGCTGAAGGAGATAGGTGCGTTGTGAGATGAGAGGGCTTTTGTAAACTTTTACTTTGTCGACACAGGTCATGACACTAGATTAGGACGGTCCAGAGAGGTTCAACTGTCCTTTTCACAGATTTGTTTTGCGGGAAGAGAAGAGAATCGATAGGGATTTTGGATCCAGATCGTCCGTCCATTTGTCACCATGTCACAATGATTGTAGATTCAGAATGCGCAAGTGGCAGCCAGCTGCTCATATAAACTGTGCCTGGTCACATGTTTTACAGGCATTTGTCGACCAGGGTAAATCGACAAGGGAAATGTTAATTAAGACAACAGCATCGCTGAGACTTAGATCACCAATGTCGAGGAAGTGTGTAATAATACATAAATACTGTAGTCATACACTTGAAACATGCTTCTCTGTACGTTGGATCCCACGGAGTTCTTTTGgcgtaagagagatggtgaggcgACACCAAATCGCTATACTCCCGGTGCACTAATTGCAATATTGCGGCTTTACCGGTAGAAAATGTTTATAGTGTGTTTTTTAAAATCGTATCTGCATATGTTTTCTATTGTATGAAAGGTTTCCTGGATATTCGTCACATGTACATATATGCATGGTTGTCAATATCTTGATATGTATCGTACTTACAATTTTACGATACTACCGTGGCTAACCTATATGTATCGTGAATCATGATGGTATCTTAATCTGGTACTccatctctcacagtttattagacgTGTGCGTACCTCTACGTCGCaattttgatcaagttagcattagttatatgttataaaaattatatcattagaaagtttagatgttctattttctaatgatataatttttgtattatataatttaaattatataggttaaattggtgaCCTAGCCACCTAGGGATACagagaagactagtaaactgagacggagggagtagtatctaACTTGTATCCCGATACGTATCGTGGTATTTTATTATCCCGATATTAGACGGAAGCTATAGTGTGTGATCCCATGCCTATTCTAAAAAATATGGACACAACGGCATGACAGGCTGAAGACTAAAAGTTATTTTGTAGTTTAAAGGCTAACTAAATATTTAAACGACAATAAGTTTGGGCGAGACTGATTTTAAAAGGAGTTTCTAGGTGCAAGATAGCAGTCTCATGCTCAGTCTTTTGTTTTGCGGGTTCGTAGTTAGTTATGTTTGTATCATGCATTCGATGAGTCGGTTCATATTTATATTATATGCATGCATTATTTATAGGGGCGAAGCTCTCCTTTGGGCAAGGCAGGGCAGCCGCCCtatcttgatttttggtgaatgtATTTAGATGTACATGTTTTTTCTGAACAATTTGAGTGGTCATACATCGAAAACAGACTTCATATGAAAAAGTTATACTTTTTTTACCGAGCAAAACTGATTTCGAACCGAAAAACCCTAGGTATAAAAAATATAGACTC contains:
- the LOC124701484 gene encoding beta-fructofuranosidase, insoluble isoenzyme 4-like, whose amino-acid sequence is MAHAWAFFLLALFSFSSCVSKLFICSRNGEGSFLCTRSQEVPSIASKRYRTAYHFQSPKNWINDPCGPMYYNGIYHEFYQYNPGGTIADNIVWGHSVSTDLVNWIQLEPAIVRDTPYDINGCWTGSITILPGDQPVIIYTGRDSKDHQSQNIVLPKNRSDPYLREWTKADNNPRIIPVGPGLNSTEFRDPTTGWIGPDGLWRIAIGAELNGYGAALLYKSEDFLNWTSVDHPLYSDNAPSMWECPDFFAVLPGNNGGLDLSAAIPKGAKHVLKMSVDYSDKYMIGVYDLKRDAFVPDVVLDDRRLWLRMDYGTFYASKSFFDSKKGRRIIWGWSNETDSVSDDSVKGWAGIHAIPRTIWLDNDGKQLLQWPIDEIESLRKDEINHQGLELKNGDLFEIKGIDTLQADVEVDFELASIDSADPFDPSWLFDVERHCREAGASAKGGIGPFGLVVLASDNMEEHIAVHFRVYKSQKSHMILMCSDLRRSSLRSGLYTPAYGGFFEFDLEKERKISLRTLIDRSAVESFGGGGRVCITARIYPVALVDGRVHMYAFNNGSTTVRVPQLRAWSMMTAQVNVNKG